One window from the genome of Epinephelus moara isolate mb chromosome 21, YSFRI_EMoa_1.0, whole genome shotgun sequence encodes:
- the tmem53 gene encoding transmembrane protein 53: MADDEIDYNIVFPDAGTSERHWQGTKEPVVILLGWAGCKDKHLSKYSSIYNEQGCVTIRYTAPLKTVFISESFGYKELSSTALKLLEILYDYEVENSPVFFHIFSNGGFMLYRYIIELLYNDKQFSSLCVIGAVVDSAPGVGNVPGALRALGATLGPKISPVLRYVLLALFAVTVFLLRIVLYPLTKYIHKNHYDAVLERPPAWPHIYLYSRADQVIRHRDIEHFVETLKQKGVTVNSFDFVSSPHVGHFRDFPEQYALKCRDFLVACMKDLEGTEIKKRQRIQNQ, encoded by the exons ATGGCAGACGATGAAATAGACTACAATATCGTGTTTCCAGATGCGGGGACATCGG AGAGGCACTGGCAGGGGACAAAGGAACCAGTTGTGATCCTGTTGGGCTGGGCTGGATGCAAAGACAAACACCTCTCCAAGTACAGCTCCATCTACAATGAACAG GGATGTGTCACCATACGCTACACAGCTCCCTTGAAGACAGTCTTCATCTCTGAGTCGTTTGGCTACAAGGAGCTGAGCAGTACAGCCCTTAAATTGCTGGAGATCCTCTATGATTATGAGGTGGAGAACAGCCCTGTTTTCTTTCACATATTCAGTAATGGTGGCTTCATGCTGTACCGTTACATCATAGAGTTGTTGTACAATGACAAACAGTTCAGTTCCTTGTGTGTGATTGGGGCCGTAGTGGACAGTGCTCCAGGTGTTGGGAATGTTCCTGGGGCTCTGCGTGCACTGGGGGCCACCCTGGGGCCCAAAATAAGTCCTGTTTTAAGGTACGTTCTCTTAGCCCTTTTCGCAGTGACTGTTTTCCTGTTGCGAATCGTGCTGTACCCGTTGACCAAGTATATCCACAAGAACCACTATGACGCAGTGCTAGAGAGGCCGCCCGCCTGGCCTCATATCTACCTGTACTCCAGAGCTGACCAGGTGATCAGGCACAGGGACATCGAGCACTTTGTGGAGACACTGAAGCAGAAAGGCGTCACGGTGaacagttttgattttgtttcgAGTCCCCACGTCGGTCACTTCCGGGATTTTCCTGAGCAGTATGCTCTTAAGTGCCGTGATTTCCTGGTCGCTTGCATGAAGGACTTGGAAGGGACTGAGATAAAGAAGAGACAGAGGATTCAGAATCAATGA